In one Chroicocephalus ridibundus chromosome Z, bChrRid1.1, whole genome shotgun sequence genomic region, the following are encoded:
- the FST gene encoding follistatin, with translation MLNQRIHPGMLLLLMFLCHFMEDHTAQAGNCWLRQARNGRCQVLYKTDLSKEECCKSGRLTTSWTEEDVNDNTLFKWMIFNGGAPNCIPCKETCENVDCGPGKKCKMNKKNKPRCVCAPDCSNITWKGPVCGLDGKTYRNECALLKARCKEQPELEVQYQGKCKKTCRDVLCPGSSTCVVDQTNNAYCVTCNRICPEPTSPEQYLCGNDGITYASACHLRKATCLLGRSIGLAYEGKCIKAKSCEDIQCSAGKKCLWDFKVGRGRCALCDELCPESKSDEAVCASDNTTYPSECAMKEAACSMGVLLEVKHSGSCNSINEDPEDEEEDEDQDYSFPISSILEW, from the exons ATGTTAAATCAGAGAATCCACCCGGGCATGCTCTTACTCCTGATGTTTCTCTGCCACTTCATGGAAGATCACACAGCGCAGG cTGGGAACTGCTGGCTCCGGCAGGCGCGGAACGGCCGCTGCCAGGTCCTCTACAAAACCGACCTCAGCAAGGAGGAGTGCTGCAAGAGCGGCCGCCTGACAACTTCGTGGACGGAAGAGGACGTCAACGACAACACGCTTTTCAAGTGGATGATTTTTAACGGGGGAGCCCCGAACTGCATCCCCTGCAAAG AAACATGTGAGAACGTAGACTGTGGACCCGggaagaaatgtaaaatgaaCAAGAAGAACAAACCTCGGTGTGTTTGTGCTCCGGATTGCTCTAATATCACTTGGAAGGGCCCCGTGTGTGGCTTAGATGGGAAAACCTACAGGAACGAGTGTGCCCTTCTCAAAGCCAGATGTAAAGAACAGCCTGAACTTGAAGTCCAGTATCAGGGCAAATGCAAAA AGACCTGTAGGGATGTTTTATGCCCAGGCAGCTCCACATGTGTGGTTGACCAAACCAATAACGCCTACTGCGTGACATGTAATCGAATTTGCCCAGAGCCTACCTCCCCTGAACAGTATCTCTGCGGGAATGACGGCATAACTTACGCCAGTGCCTGCCATCTGAGGAAAGCTACCTGCCTACTGGGCAGATCCATTGGATTAGCCTACGAAGGAAAATGCATCA AAGCCAAATCCTGTGAAGACATTCAGTGCAGTGCTGGGAAGAAATGCTTGTGGGATTTTAAGGTTGGCAGAGGTCGGTGCGCCCTCTGCGATGAGCTCTGCCCTGAAAGCAAGTCAGACGAGGCAGTCTGTGCCAGCGATAACACAACTTACCCAAGCGAGTGTGCCATGAAAGAGGCAGCCTGCTCCATGGGTGTGCTTCTAGAAGTAAAGCACTCTGGATCTTGCAACT CCATTAATGAAGACCCAGAGGacgaggaggaagatgaagaccAGGACTACAGCTTTCCTATATCTTCCATTCTAGAGTGGTAA